DNA sequence from the Malus domestica chromosome 11, GDT2T_hap1 genome:
ACATGCCTTTCGTGTAGACTTCGTAACGTCCTGGGCAAGACGCAGCCAAGCAGAGTATAAGAGAGATTCATAAACAGTCACATATGGTGAATGAATGTCGTTTTGTTCACAATAACCGCTGACCCGAGCAAATGTGGCTTGGTTCTTTGGGTATCCAGAGATGCTAATGCTTCCTTCAATGTATCCGCCGGTCTTTCTTCCAGCTAAGACATCCATCAAGGTAGTTTTTCCAGCACCACTAACACCAACTAATGCAGTCAGGATACCTGGCCTGAATGCACCACTAACATCTCGAAGTAGTTGGAGTCGAGTCTCTTCAATCCCTTGGGTTTTCATTTCCTGATAACGACACAAAATTGTTACTACCCAGAATCATACTTGACACATGATAGACATGTATTTGTAATTCTGTTAACTTCTCTGTTGATATATATAGGACGGATTTAAAGTCAgtgcaagaaaaagaaaaaaaaagacttacCAGAGGCATATCCACATAGTAGTTGACATGGTTGAAAGCTAGTGAAAGGGGCTGGAAGGGCAGAACCATTCCTCGTTTCACTTGACCATTTGAACTACTTCCCTGAGCGTTTTGCACTTGCATATCAATACCTGCAGTTGTCATGTTGCAGAATCAGTAAAAACGTTGCAGAATCAGTAAAAACATTGAATTGAGGATTGACTAGAAATATCAATTTGAACCTTCTGAATTGGATGTCGATCGTGGCTTCTTATCGGTTTCAGAGCCATCATCATTGATCAGAGTTTTGGTACCGCCAAGAGCTAAAAGggagtcaagaaaacaaataatcAATACTTGAATCCTTAGAATGAAAATAGCTGAATGACAAATGAAACTGATTACTTACGATTTAAGAAGGTCAGTGCTCCAATGAAAAGAACATTAAAAAGAACCGAAAACCCGAGGAGTGCTCCAATACAAATCCAATACCAATATTCTTCTGTAAACAGGCCTCTTTCCCTCAGAATGGTCTGTCCGACAGTGGGCATACGGCCGTTAGGGAGAGGCTGTGCCatggaaaacaaaaaagagTTTTGTTAACATTAAGCAGTTGCACCTGAGTATAAACCTCAACCGTAATTATTAATGTAAAGAAAACTGAGATTTAAGAGAACATACAGCGCTCCATCTTTTATCAAGATACTCGTTGATAGCAATTGCATTTTGTCCATACATCATAGGTGAAGAATAGAACCCCCATATCATCCACGGCTTAATATCATCTACACACGAGAAATGAGAGTGCATTTAACATATTGACATATATGAAATCGTCTAGCAGTCAAATCGATATAAGCTGCAGCTTGCGTACTTTGAAAGTAAATACTTTGACAGTGAACAAAGAAGGATTCTAACCTCTAGCAACAATATAACCTCCGAGAATAAAAACCAATAGCAGTGTAAATGAACCAATTGTGTTTGCAACAACTTCTGTTCTTCCAAGTGCAGCGATGAAACGGAACATGGAGACTGCCATCTGATGTATACCAAAGAAAGCCAAGAACTGTTTGAAGAACCTGCACATATTGGATGTAGGTAAGACAGACGAACTTTTTAAACTTCTGAGAGCAATACGAGTGATAAAATAAAACTTACCTACTGGCAGCAGGTGCAAATCCTATGGTGTAATATGTTAAAGCTATCCATATAAAAGATTCCATAAATGAAATGGGAATTCTGGTTAGCCAAATGGGCAACCCAAAAGCCCACCCCGGGTAGAACAAGGCATCCCTCTGTTTAAAGAACACTGGAAGCCTGAAAACTGTCATTGAAAGTTCTGCCACTCCATTAAACATGACATTGATGAGACTGAAAAACAGCGCTCCCCAAAACCTTGCCGAATCCTCTTCTTTCCCATGTTTCATTTCAGTTCTTAAAAATACCGTGAAAGCAATTGTTGCCATGATGGTTATCTGCGTAGTTTtgaatatgtatacgaaagagttACGCTGCATCAGCAGCCATTCCCTTTGTAAGCATGCCTTGAAGAGCTCCATATTAGATATTCCGTACTTTTCCTTCACCAAGGCAGCAGGATGGGCTGATCTTTTATCATATGGAACTCTCAGTTCTTCCACAAGCCGTTGACCAATATGAAAAGAGTTGAAAGCGTCTACAAAATCTGTGACCGAGATATATCTATAAGGTTGGTTCTTCCGATACCAGTATTGTTCTTGGTCCTTCTTTGAGGTCACTTCTTGCAAGAAGTCTGCAACACCTTTTCTGTCAGGGCATCTGAATCCCATATATTCGAAGAATTCAAGCACGTTCTCACGCGGGCCTTGGTACACAATCTGACCCTCAGAAATAAGAATAATATCATCAAAAAGATCATATGTCTCAGGCGCAGGCTGCAAGAGAGAGATGACCATTGTCACATCCATAATATGAACCATCTGCCTCATGAACTTGGTAATCTGAAAGGTTGTGGAACTGTCCAACCCCGTTGAGATTTCATCCATGAAAAATGCTTTCGCTGGTCCAGCCAACATTTCTCCTGCACATTCAATTATCATTGTAAGTGTACTTGATTATTCAAACCCCTAATGGTAGTTTTAATATGTAATTTGACATATAGAAATGTACCGGTTGTTACACGCTTCTTTTGCCCACCAGAGATACCCCTTCTCATATCATCACCCACCATTATATCAGCACATATATCTAATCCAAGTATCTGTCAGAAGAATAGAACATTACTAATTTAGAACCATGCAAATAGATATCAAGGATACAGCGTTATGAATGGACTTACGAACCTTGAGAACATAATCTGTGATCAAGCTAGTTTCGGTGCCTGCCATAGATGTGGCTTTCATGAATGCATCGATTTCAGGATCAGGTTTGATACCTGCATCTTTCTCCCTTCTAGACATCTCTACTAGCATATCATACCTTGTTCCAACTCCAAGGCAACGTCCAGAGAAATCCAGTGTTTCGCGAACTGTCATCTCACCATAATGGAGATCATGCTGACTGATATAAGCAGAGGTTCTCTGAGGCACAAATTCATGGAATTCATGGCCACAGTAGGTCACTTTCCCAGTTACCTGTTAAAACCCCAACTTGTCAACACATACGAAAGAAGTAAACATGAATGCAGGTTAATAATATTGACATAAAATTATCAAAGGGGACAGGATGACAAACCCTTAGATCCCTATCAAGTTTGCCAGCAAGTGCTTTCAGTAGCGTTGTTTTCCCTGATGATGGAGGTCCAAGAAGCAATGTCATCCTGAAAATCATACAAAACAAGTGCATGGACGGAGTTcagaaacaaaactaatttacaTGAGTAGGCTTCGATATTCATTTCATCGGAAAAGTAAGTTTGTATTGTCCCTTAAAGACGTTAGATACGTAAATACATGAGCATACCTTGATGGTTTAACAATACCGCTCACATCTTGGAGTATCTTGACGATTCTTTTGTTCGATTTTGAGAGTCCAATCAATCCAATTAGTCCCTGCTCACAGGTATTAAAATTTAGAAATCTAAGATCCACTAGGGAAATACTAGATTAAGAAGTAAAATTTGGTATTAGGAGATGTCAAAACAATACCTCAATTTGGTTCAAGGTAGAATTCAGCAAAGTTGGAAGAGCTCTGGTGCCAACATATGCATCTCCCTCTATTGATAAATTCTCAAATCTAACCTCAACCTTAGGAATGTCGATACCGACCCTGTTTCCGcatcaaaaaaacaaaacttacaATCTAATCCAAATCATACATGATTtgcaagcaaacaaagaaaaaactcCATCTTCGAATAGTAAGTCTTATGTTTTATGATTTCAAAGATTTAAAACTTCACCTCCCCTGAAGCCAATAGTTGTGACTAGCCTATTATAAAATCAGACTCACATTCCTAATGGAACTTGCGTCCCACAACTTACATGCAACCAAAGGAACCCTAAATTTTCAAAGTcgaaattttttctttttcgtccTGCTTTCTCATCAACCAAACAATCTATGCACAAGAGAAGGAGAGACAACACATACCTGTCGTTTCGAGCCCTGAGCCTCTTCAAGAACCTTTCATTATCATCCTCAACAACCTTAAGTATGCTCTCCATCAACTGCTTCTTGTCTTGTACCCCAAGTTTCGCAACATCAACTTCTTCAGTCACATACCTCCCATTGCTCATGGCCTGTCTCAACATTCCCTTCCTCATCCTATCATACGTTGGCAGTCGCTCTATGGCAGCCCACTTgagctcctcctcctcatccacCATCTGCTGCCTGCTGCTCCGCTGGAACACATCTGGAGCATTCCACATTTCTCTAACACTAGTAGACCGCCAGCTCCTCCGGCTGCTACTCCGGCTGCTACTCTGCCTAGCTAAATCATCCACCCCCAATGGTGGTGACGCCATTTTTATGGTCCAAAAGCAATCAAATCACTCACAACTCAAATATTTCTGATAATTTGCTGGGAAGCGATTGGACTTGATTAATGTCCCTGGAATTCGGGGCACGCTAAAGTTGAAACAATAGTGATCAACTATGTAATGCTAACCCTAGAATGTGATTTTCTTTCGTCCTTCAAAAattcttcaacaccttttggCCGAAGAATTATGAACACATGTGAGAAAAGAGGGAGAGATatatagggaaaaaaaattcttcACAGTAAATTCTGGTTGAAAAATCAAACGGGAATGTGtcagcaaaaataaaaaaaaaagttagaaatCAACTGAGACTACTTTGAATTTTCctgcgttttttttttcctacgcAATTTACTACTTTTAGTACTTTTGTTGGTGTGAATTTCTTTGTGAGCACTAGGATTTTTAATAACTGTCGCAGAAGTTGACCGCCCCATATTCTAGATGGTCATATTCTTATGTGGGCGAATAATTCAACACACGTGAAATTTATGAACTGgagaaaattccaatattctCAATTTTCTCCTTTTCCTATCTTCGAAACTTCGCAGGCTTTTCATATTATTGTTGAGGCTATTTGGTATTGTTGATGAAAATGCTAAAAGTGTTTTTTGATAACAAAAAATACTTCTAATTACGTttgtaaaaaaaacataaagtgcTTATTGGTTGAAATTCTACaggctcgtttggatgtacttttaaaatgactgaaaacgcttttagagaaaatatttttggattccaaaagcatttaaagtgttttctacaagaagcaccagttatgtgtttcttctagaaagcactttaagtgctttttcaggatttacttgcatGCTTACCAAAaattggttctaaaaacattcgatcattttaaagcacatccaaacgagctctacTTCTAACTATGTTTTTGCTTTTAATAGAAAACtgaaaattttaggttttaatgcAAGGGTATGATCTTATAAGTTGTGACTCTGCTTTTTGGAAACTTGCTATTGAAGCAGCAGTTTGAAGTTTATTTTTCTCTAAAGCACTTCGGATTTTCTATAAATCTATATCTATAAATCTATCTTTTTGTAATAAAAGTACTTCTATTATAATCGCTTATGAAGAAAAATGCTTCTTATAAAAGATGTCTCAAATAGCCCTTAACTATGCTCATAAATTGGTATGAGCACCATTTAAAATTGGTTTAACTTCAAAGTAAAAATTTCTGTTTGAACTAGATAATGAGACTCTTCAAATGGCAGTGCGGTGACACCTAACTTGCATTGCACAATTGCACTGTTGACATCTCATTGCCACTGCACTACCACTTGTGTCTCTCTAAATTCAAATAGTGTGTTGAATTTGGCATGTGTGACTGTTTTTTCTTCATTACGGTTTTCTTCACGTAGTTTCATCCTCATAAAGTTTGTTCAAAGTGATTTATGTTTAACATGACAGCTTCGACGTATGTTTTGAcctttttttaatgaaatccCCATGATTAAAGTGAATAGCTGTTAGAGATTATGAAATAATTAGTCCaactataaaaattaaattttaggaTGTGTCCTCGACAATTTGGTGCATAGATAGTTGTATTAGCACAATCATGACCTAAGAGGGAGGGTTACTTTGCAACTAAGCAAGTTTATTTGAGGTTTTAATAGAACCCTTCTGACATTTGCATCTAACTTTCTTTTAGCAAATCAATACTATTATATTTGTGACTTTTGTAAATGTTTAGGAAATTCAGTTATAAACAAGTAAAGAGAAGTTGTAATATTTTCCTTTAGTATAATTATTACTATCGATGTCACGGGTTTATAGGGAAATTAGTACAAACACCAACTGGATTATTAGGGGTGTTGACCAAAACTAAAAATCTCGCCAGTTTACCGTCCAGACTCTAGTTTTAGTGTAGATGTGCCATTTCTGTAATTTCCATTAAAAATTCATCATGTGTTATGCACATGAACCTTTTTTTCAGGTGTCGATTCAAGGTAGAAACTCTGTTAACtacaactttgtttttgaggAGAAGAAAAATTGTCCCACGAGTTTTTTTACTTATTATTGTTACAAATGATATTACTACTATAACTTGCACTAAGGGAGGGTTGAGGGTTTGAACTTGAACCGCAATGTGTTAACTGAATTCTTACTTACACTGAGTCATCAAGGGGGTCTTAAGTCACAAATATACCCTTGGAAGGGTCTCATAAATTTTTGATGTAAAATCATAAAGGTGGTACATTCACACTAAATCATGAGTTTGGCTGATtaattctcaaaaaaaaaaatgtcatctCAGGTGATATTTGTCAATTTTCCCCCATCTATGTGTTGTACAACTTGTACTCAGCAGGCTGCTGGATTTCTTAAATAAATATctaagtttgaaaaaaaacaaagtgaCAAATGCCACACTTCCTTTTGGACGTTCTTAACTGTTGGATGTGATTGAAGAGAGATGGATGCTTGAATCTAATACTTCATTCCTTAGTTTGAAATTTCGTTTTGATAATTTTCTTTAGAGTTTTTATGAGTTGCTTATTATAAAATATCAACTTTGTTTTCTGTCTATTATAACAAGTTAATTAGTGAAATCAAGGTCACTCTGAATTACTTGAATTACAAACTTACAACTTTAAAAACATTAAGCTGCAAATTTGAATTTAATCAACTTAGTTAAAAAGCAGTATGTTTTACTCACTGCATTCAAGTTCGACTTATCTCTTGATAGTTCAGATCAATTTtctgtaattaaaaaaaattataagctAATAAACATTGAAAAGTATACTGTGAActctgacaaaaaaaaattagtgaaaTTTGTCAGCCATTAGGGTTGATAGGGTATACAAATATCCTGCAAAGCTGTATTAAGATAATGACAAGTacctaaaatcaattttcttcTAGTAATCGTTGTTTTTTGACTTGAGTACGGTAGTTAGAGGTTGCCAAGATATTCAAAAGCTTCAATCAAAAATTACTCAAAATTCTAGAACGAGGGGCTTGAATAATAAGGTGTTAAAAGTCGTGGGCAAAACCGATCATGCTTTTATGTCTGACCTGTGACTTAACATGGGAAAGGATTCTCTCTTATTCTTTTCATCCAGTCCATAAAGGCACACAATTCgagcttttgaaatttgatataatgactaaagttattataatttttaaaaatgaatatttatttgtagtcgttaaatcaaatttcaaaagttcAAATGGTATACTTTGATAGACTTGGTGTAAAAGTTCCGTAGAGGATCCTTTCCCATTTTACATGACTCGTGAGATAAAAATATCTTAACGTAAGTTGTCATGGTCGAACACGCGCGCTCACTCACATATCTGCACAATGTTTGCGCATCGTAATGAAAGTTAAGATCACTTGTTTTGTATGTGTGATTTTCTGCAATCATCAGTACTCGTTTCTGAATGTTGTTCCAAATACTGAGAATGAATTCCACGAGAGAATGGACTTTGTATATGTTTATAAGTAAATTGGATTACTTTTTATTGGCCAATTGCTTTtatagtggaacctcaactttctttatggtatcagagtaggttATCTCACTTGTGAAGCCAAACGGTCACATGTGCTTCACGTCACTCGAGTTGTGTTGTCCACGGGTTaagcttgaaaattcgccacacttgagggggcgtgttgataatgaatctcacattgatgagagaagggaccttgcatgtgcttattaTTAGTAAGTTGAGTTACTCCTTATattatcaattgattttatcgtaaaatttcatttctttaCCAAGTTTTACCAATGGATTTGGCAATCTCAACTTCTCTGGTTAGAGTAAAAGGTCAAAAGTTAATACAAATGTTGTTACTGAATGGCATGGTTATATGCATTTATTTACTGTTGGCTTACGTAAATAACAGGATTTAGAGGAAAGATTCATTCTCGTGAGCACAGATGTAGCAAACAATTATGAAGCTGATTTTCCTGCGATTTCTTACTAATGTAGACTAAATCCTTGTACTTGTATTGTACCGGATTATTTCGAATTGGATTAGCTTAACGGATTAAGCTGAATTGGTTTGGCATAGACTAAATAATATAAGAATAATGAAATATTTGGTACATTGTCAAACTAAGCTAATGACAAAGATATTTTTTGTAtctaaaatttgtttttctattttttttcgtCAATATATCGATAATCACGATCGCGCCGGGGAAAGTATAAATTGTGTGTAAgtgttgaccttaaaaactaccaaacctacgtggcgcgcaggcagagtaactaatgagctaactacgttctTCGGTTGTATGCGGGCGTACCAACTCGTCGGCCAAATCCATGCACTGACATTTTTATATGCATGGCGCATGCAGGGTGGTAGGTTGAAGCTTGCATCAAATTTGAAGCATGTGTCTTTGATTAGGTATCCTCAAGATTTCCCCAGCCAGTAAAAAAAATCTCACCTCATTGAGATTCAAGGCGGTGCAGGCCCACTGAATGAGAAATCCAACTCCACCGAATTTCTTCTTGGTTACTCTCAGTAAAATTGCCCTATAAACACTTCATGATCCTCGCCTCTTCTGTAAAAGTAAATCGTCAAAACGTCGACCAAACTCAGCCAGCCACTGTGCTTGACCACCTTAACTTGCCTACTCTCGTCCCCAGTCAAAGACATGTAATGTTCGTACTCAGGTCCTCGACCTTGCCGATTCAGCCTCTTGGTCCGTACGAAGCGACCACCGTCCAGACTCCGAACGGTGACACAACAGAACTAAAGTCAACAGTGCCATAAGGAGTGAGCCTCCGAGTCACACATGAGTCCAAGAACGTCGAATACACTGTGACAGAACTTGTCTTTGACACACCCAAGTCCTCATAAGTAGAGACGTAAACCAAATAATCCTCCATCAAAGTCGACCTCTTTCTCGTGGAAAACTGAACTCCCATGGCCGAGTGATGGGAATGAAGAATGACCGAAAATGGGTAGAGCATGCTGCAAATGTTCTTTTTAACCGCTGAGGATACCCAATCTTATCAGTTAGTTATGTTGTGTGTTTTGACTGAAAGTAGTCTACCAAAGACCACCAATAATCAATAATTAAATAGACATATGATTCAGGTGATGTGAGAATCGGCCGAGCCATGTGGTCGAGAACTACTGAGAACCCTCCGAATAAAAAATGTATTCCGCATTAAAATTCCATTCCTTGGTCCAAAATTGTCTCGGCTCGGCTAAAGAATGACTTTTTAAACCGAGCATGCCATAGTTTGGACCAAAATTTTACCGAGCACACCATCTTGTGGCCCCCCTTATTTTCTCAAGTATCGGCCCATAAGAGCCAAATGGtcgagaaaataatttattcatatatatatatatatatattttttttttttttttaacaaacgaaaaTAAAAGTGACCAAACTTCAACAAGAAGGCCAACAATGCTTTATTCCAAGTCGAGatctttttatataaaaaatttcaatttgatttCGCTTTAGGTCGAATAAAGAATCATCTCCAAATACCTTTGACTTggcaaaatatttttcattatcGGCTGCCGAATGTATTGGACAACTATTAAGCCCCCCAGGCATAATAACTTCGCCAATTTCAGCTCTTAACTCGAACAACTTAGCTGAATGAGATTTCTCTATATCGGCTTTATCGCCAATAATCATATTGATTGGCGTGTTTTGGCATCTAAGACCATGTCTCCAATTACCATATCAATTGATGTGGTTTTATGGTTTGAAACCGTGTATTAGTCTTGTTCGTCATTGGAACACTCCTATGACGAATCATTTTCTAAGTCAATTTTTGGCTTATAAACTTGAACATTTTCTTCTAGGCCCACCACACTTTCAGTCTCGACTGAACAAACAAGTGGCCTAGGTTATTCTTTGGCCGTCTAGACAATCTTCTTAGGCCGAATTTTAATTGTGGTCGGAACGAAAAATTGCCCCTAGCCTTTTAAGCCAACTATtcttcaaatggaattgatttGAACCCAAAAGGAGTTTTCTTATCGAGCCACTTGTAATATCGAgcatataaaagggactccctcaccaccattagataGTATCACCGCTTACTGAGCaatcgcctcgccgcgagcatcaactctagcccatcatttatgtattgaggagcgagcccttattctataaaagggactccttcaccgtCAAACGCCaaaagccgagccaaccaaggtaacataagccatgagccgagcagcctctcagcatgtgctacttctagttgagcatcatttcagattgagcaccacctcatatcgaacatcagttcaagacaacatctagttacttcggcccacacatggactgaatttcaagtctccaaccaaaagactctcttgac
Encoded proteins:
- the LOC103413073 gene encoding pleiotropic drug resistance protein 2-like, translating into MASPPLGVDDLARQSSSRSSSRRSWRSTSVREMWNAPDVFQRSSRQQMVDEEEELKWAAIERLPTYDRMRKGMLRQAMSNGRYVTEEVDVAKLGVQDKKQLMESILKVVEDDNERFLKRLRARNDRVGIDIPKVEVRFENLSIEGDAYVGTRALPTLLNSTLNQIEGLIGLIGLSKSNKRIVKILQDVSGIVKPSRMTLLLGPPSSGKTTLLKALAGKLDRDLRVTGKVTYCGHEFHEFVPQRTSAYISQHDLHYGEMTVRETLDFSGRCLGVGTRYDMLVEMSRREKDAGIKPDPEIDAFMKATSMAGTETSLITDYVLKILGLDICADIMVGDDMRRGISGGQKKRVTTGEMLAGPAKAFFMDEISTGLDSSTTFQITKFMRQMVHIMDVTMVISLLQPAPETYDLFDDIILISEGQIVYQGPRENVLEFFEYMGFRCPDRKGVADFLQEVTSKKDQEQYWYRKNQPYRYISVTDFVDAFNSFHIGQRLVEELRVPYDKRSAHPAALVKEKYGISNMELFKACLQREWLLMQRNSFVYIFKTTQITIMATIAFTVFLRTEMKHGKEEDSARFWGALFFSLINVMFNGVAELSMTVFRLPVFFKQRDALFYPGWAFGLPIWLTRIPISFMESFIWIALTYYTIGFAPAASRFFKQFLAFFGIHQMAVSMFRFIAALGRTEVVANTIGSFTLLLVFILGGYIVARDDIKPWMIWGFYSSPMMYGQNAIAINEYLDKRWSAPLPNGRMPTVGQTILRERGLFTEEYWYWICIGALLGFSVLFNVLFIGALTFLNPLGGTKTLINDDGSETDKKPRSTSNSEGIDMQVQNAQGSSSNGQVKRGMVLPFQPLSLAFNHVNYYVDMPLEMKTQGIEETRLQLLRDVSGAFRPGILTALVGVSGAGKTTLMDVLAGRKTGGYIEGSISISGYPKNQATFARVSGYCEQNDIHSPYVTVYESLLYSAWLRLAQDVTKSTRKMFVDEVMDLVELNPLRNALVGLPGVDGLSTEQRKRLTIAVELVANPSIIFMDEPTSGLDARAAAIVMRTVRNTVDTGRTVVCTIHQPSIDIFEAFDELFLMKRGGQVIYAGPLGPQSHKLVEYFEAIPGVPKIKEGYNPATWMLEVSSASVEAQNNVDFAEIFANSELYRQNQELIKELSTPQPGSSDLYFPTQYSQSFITQCHACFWKQHWSYWRNSRYNAIRLFMTAGIGILFGVIFWGKGDSIHKQQDLINLLGATYSAVLFLGASNANAVQSVVAIERTVFYRERAAGMYSELPYAFAQVAIETIYVAIQTFMYSCILYSMIGYVWTVEKFLYFYYFIFMCFTYMSMYGMMMVALTPGHQIAAIVSSFFTSFWNLFSGFLISRPLIPVWWRWYYWGSPIAWSIYGIFASQVGDNKDLIVTSQGEVRVDVFIKDNFGYDYDFLIPVVFAHIGWVLLFFFVFAYGIKYLNFQRR